Below is a window of Brachyspira pilosicoli DNA.
TGTGGAATTACTCCAGAAGCTTGTACGTTTCTATAGAAAATATCGCCATAACCTCTTAATGAATCAATACCCTCTTGTATTCTAGCTCCGCCTGAATCGTTAATACCAATACAAGGGCAGCCTAATTTTATTGCCATATCTTGCACTTTACAAATTTTAGCAGCATGCATCTGTCCTAATGAACCGCCTATAACAGTAAAATCTTGAGCATATACACATACTTGTCTTCCGTTAATTTTACCATATCCTGTAACTACACCTTCGCCTGCTACTTTATTTTTTTCCATACCAAAATCACTGCATCTATGTTCTATAAAAGCATCAATCTCACAAAAAGTGCCTTCGTCTAAAAGATGCAATATACGTTCTCTTGCTGTTAATTTACCTTTAGCATGACGTTCTTCTATTTTGTCTTTGCCGCCAGCTTCTTCTATCTTTTCTTTTCTTTTCTTAAGTTCATTTATTTTTTCTTGCATATTTGAAACCTTTTATTTGATTATATTTTTTAATTAAAAGTTAATTCTGCTAAATTAAAAAATACAACTAATTAGTATTTATTGCAATCATATTTTATCATTTTTGTATATTTTAACAAATTAGTCGAAAGTTAAAAAATACAAAAAATAACTTGCAAAAAAGTTAGAATACTCTTACAATATGAAAAATTAATAATTCAAATAACATTATGGTATATAGAAAGAATAAAGAAAAATCAAATTATGTATGGTTTATTTTTTTAATTACTATAATTTAATATATATATACAATTTTTTAGGAGAAAGAATAAAATGAAAAAATTAATTATAATAACAAGTATATTAGCAATGAGCATAAGCAGCGGACTTATGGCTAAAACAGGATTTGGTTTAGGGCTAATGATACCGCTTGGAGCAAGCTTCAGCAGTTTCAGCGGAAATGAAGCTCAACATGTAAAATCTGATACTGGATTTGAATTTGGTATTCATTTACAGCCTGCATATTATTTTGGGTTTAACAATTTATCATTCGGCTTAGGATTAGATTTAGGATATAAAAGAGATGTGTTTGCTTTCAAAGCAGCTATTGATGAAAAATCAAAAGGCGGATTAACTTTCGATAGCTTAATGGTAGGAATACTTCCTAGAGTAGATATAGCTTTTGTTTCTATAGGTGTAGGTGCTGGTGTAAAAATACCTTTAGCAGGAAGCAGTTACTTTAGAGAAAGCGACGGAGGATACACTTCTCAAGGATATGATTATAAAAAGCTTAAAGATACTTTTAAAAACCCTTATATACCTTATGTAAAGGGGGTTGTTGATTTCTTATTACCTTATAACCTAGTTTTAGGTATATATGCTTCTTATGATATACCTTTGGTAGAATATAAAGACCCTAATAATAATATTAAAATGTCTTCATTTGATTTAGGCGGAGAAATTGGATTGAGATTCTAATAAAAATTAATTAAAAATAATATTTAAGGAATGCATATTTAATAATATGTATTCCTTATTTTTTATTATAAATAGATTATTACTATTTCCGAGTATAAAAAGCAGTACAATATAAAGGATTATAAAAAATGAAAAAAATAGTGATAATTGCGAGCTTATTAGTAATTGGATTAAGCGGAAATTTGATGGCAAAAACTGGTTTTGAAGTTAATGTTCTTCTTCCTTTTGGATTTAGTTTGGGTACTTATACGGGTACTGATGCTGCTAAATATACTAAGGCTGATGCTGGTTTTGAATTTGGAATACATGTTATACCTGGATATTATTTTGGAATTAGCAATATAGGTTTAGGAATTGGTTTTGATATTGGTTATCAGAAAGATGTATTTGCTTTCGGCTTAAAATCTCAAAGCGGAAGATACGGTGCTTCTTTTGATAGTTTTAATTTAGGATTATTGCCTAGAATTGATATTGGATTTGTATCTTTAGGAATTGGAGGAGGATTCAAGTTTCCTATAGCTGGTCTTATGTATCAAAGAGATGGTGCTGACGGCATAGGTCAGGCTAGCATGTATGATACAAAGAATATTTATAAAGAGTTTAATAAGCCTTTTATACCTTATGTAAAAGTTATGCTCGATTTTATATTACCGCTCAATTTAACAGCAGGTATTTATATTGCTTATGATATACCATTTATGGAAAGTAAAAGTCATAATTTCAAACTTTCTAGTGTAGATTTGGGAGCACAATTAGGTGTGAGATTCTAAAAAACAGTTAAAAAAATTAAAAGAGCTTGTAAAAAAATATTATAAGCTCTTTTTTTTATTCTATATATTTATTTCTATTTATTGTAAAGAACTCTCGTCAACCTCGGTTGCTTGAAGGCGAGTTTTTAATTTATCTATCACATTACCTTCTACTGCCTTTTGAAACTGTATGGCTACATCTTTATTTTTTGTAAACTTTGGTATAGCACTCGCTATTAAGGCTGATATTCTTTTATCAGATTGAACCATATCATAAATATGCTCTGGAATAGCTACTATTAATGTTGCACCTTTACTTTCTATTGGGTTTCCTTGCGATAACAAAGAATATATTGTTGGGCTTTCTGTTTCAACATATGAAAGAATTTTATTATAGAATATATGCCTTTTGTCATTCGGGCTAAGAGGAACATCATAAGCTGGTTTAGGAGCATTATTAATTTCTTTAGGTTTTTGAATATTATCATTACTAAGCCCATAGTCTTCATTAGTGTCAGAAACAGTTTGAACATTGCTTGAAGATATAATGTCTACAGGACGAATCAAATTGTCTGTATCAAGAAGTAAAAGCATACGCATCTCAAATATTACCCTCGCATTAGAAGCATTTCTTATACGCTCTTCTACATTTAATATATAATCAAGCATTCTCTCTATCTCATCATCGCTATAATTATTAGCAAAAGTCTTTAAGTCATCTCTCTCATTTTCTGTTATCTCTAATAATTTAATATCATCAATACCGCTCTTTATCATAAGTACAACACGCATATAATCAATTAAATTATTAATGAATGTTCTCGGGTCAACAGACTCTTCAAATAGTTTTTTAACAAATTGAAAATAATTTTTTTTGTCTTTTGAAATCATTACATCAAAAAACTCTTTAACAAAAGAAAAATTATTCCCCCCAACCACAGCTATAACATCAGCACTTGTAATATGTTTTTTGTCTGCAGTATAGGCTATCATCTTTTCTAATATAGTTTCACTATCACGAACAGAACCCCTTGCCTGTTTTGCTATCAAAAATATAGCCTCATCATCATAAGCAATATTTTCTTTGTCTAATATACTTTTAAGAATCTTCTCTAAATCTTCTATACCCAAAGACTTAAAAATATACTGCTGACATCGGCTTCTTATTGTTGGGAGTACTCTGTCTGCTTCAGTAGTAGCAAGTATAAATACAACATGGGAAGGCGGCTCTTCTAATGTTTTAAGTAAAGCATTAAAAGCTTCATTAGTAATCTGGTGAACCTCATCTATAATATATACTTTATATTTACCAGCAACAGGCGATATGCGTACATTTTCTATTATTGTTCTTATATTTTCTATACCTCTATTGCTTGCACCGTCTATTTCAATAACATCTAAAGGAGTGCCATTTTCTATTTGCGTACAAGAAGGACAAACCCCGCATGGTTTATCTGTAGGACCATTAACACAGTTTAAGGCCTTTGCTATAATTCTTGCAAGAGATGTTTTACCTACACCATGAGCTCCAGAAAAAAGATAAGCATGTGCTATTTTTTTTTGTGCTATACTTTTAGATATTGTTTTTGTAATATGTTCCTGTCCTATCACCTCTTCAAAAGTTTGCGGACGATATTTTCTTGCTATTACTTTATAGTTTTCAGCCATGTTAATAGTGTTCCATTAAATTATTTTTTATGTTTTTAAAATTATTTTAACAGACTATATTTATTTGTCAATTTTTATTTATGCTCAAGCCATTTACATTCTGTTATATGCATATCTGAAAATACTGCTCTAAAAGATGAAGCCTCAGGACTGCATGCATATATTCCAAAACTTATCTCATCATTGCCTTTAAATAAATGAAATATCCTCATCTGCTTAAAAGTTTTACCATCTTCGCTGTATTCAATTAAAAAATCACTTTCCCTTCTGCTTAATCTATAATACATCTCTTTTATAGAAGCTGATATATCTTGAGTAGCCCAATCAGAATATCCGTTATTTGTAACAACACTTCCCAAACGCTGATAATCTTCATTCTCATATTCTATTGAAGCCTTAAACCAATTCTCACTGTCTATATAAATTGCAACTCCGCATTGGTCAAAACGGCGCTTACTTTCAAATAAAGTCTTTACAGTAAAAGAAAAATATTTATCACTTGTTTTAGTTTGGAGTACAGGAGCATTGTCATTTCTAAAGCCATAATATGTTCTCTGCCAAAGGTCTGTATTAGGCTCTGTATATATTTCTATTTTCTCATCATCAATTAATATTTTTCGAGGCTTTCTAATCCAAAATAATTCTTCTTTTAAAAAACTTTTCATTTTATATTTCCTAAAATTTTTATAAAGTTAAATAAATTAATTTTGCACCAGAGCCTCCTAATTCCCTCGGAGCATCAGCAGCATATTTTATATAAGGCTTGCCCTCTGTAGCAATATAATATTCAACTATGTTTTTTAATACTGGTATTTTATTTTCGCTTCCAAAACCTTTTCCATGTATTATAAGTATTGGGCTTATTTTATTCTTTTTGCATTCACCGATAAAATGCTTTACTTCAATTAAAGCTCTATCAGCTGTAAGACCATGCAAATCTATTTTTTCCTTTGGAACGGCATTTTTTATTTTTGGCTTAAATTTGACATTCTTTTTTGGAAACTCTTTTTTTGAATGATTGCTGCAATCAAGGTTTTTAATAGCATTTAAAAATAAAAGTCTTTCTTCTTCACTTACAGTATAATTATTAGTTATATTATCTTTATAGGTTTCTTTATATTCTTCGTTTTTAGCTGGATGATTGAGAGTATTTTTATTTGATGTTTCACTTTCTTTTTTTATTTCTTTTTTTAGAACTTTATTTTCTTCATAATCTTTTGGAAAATAGCCATGCTCTACAAAAAATTTAAATAGCCTCTCATCATCATATTTATCAGACATTGATACTAAAACCTCATGAGTTTAATAATTTTAAAAACTCAGAATTATCTTTAGTATTTTTCATTTTAGCTATCATCTTCTCAATAAAGTCGTATTCATCAATATTGATACCCTGACCCTGAACACTTCTAACAAGATTCATCTTAGCAAGCTCTTCCTCATTAAGAAGTAAATCATCTCTCCTTGTAGAAGAAGAATCTATATCAATAGCAGGGAATATTCTTCTATTAGCAAACTTCCTCTCTAAATGAAGCTCCATATTACCAGTACCCTTAAACTCTTCGTAAATATAATCGTCCATCTTACTTCCAGTATCAACTAAAGCAGAAGCGATTATTGTAAGAGAGCCGCCCTCTTCTATATTACGAGCAGCGCCGAAGAATTTTTTAGGCTTATGAAGTGCATTAGAATCAACTCCTCCTGTTAATACCTTACCGCTTGCAGGCACTACTAAGTTATAAGCCCTTGAAAGCCTTGTTATAGAATCTAATATAATTACAACATCATGTTTATTTTCAACTAATCTCTTAGCCTTCTCTAATACCATCTCTGAAACTTGACAATGCTTTTCTGGAAGTTCATCAAAAGTAGAAGCAATAACTTCAGCCTCTGGAACTTGTCTTTTCATGTCAGTAACCTCTTCAGGACGCTCATCTATAAGAAGAATGAAAAGTTTAATATCTGGATAGTTTTTACATATAGCATTAGCAATCTCCTGAAGCATCATAGTTTTACCAGCTTTAGGGGGTGCTACTATTAATCCTCTTTGTCCTTTACCTATAGGAGATACTAAGTTTATAATACGAGTAGAGATTTTATTTGGAGCAAACTCTAAATTAATTCTTTCATTAGGAAATATTGGTGTAAGCTTATCAAATAAAGGTCTTCTATGCAAATTATCAGGCTTTTCGCCATTAACAGATTCTATTCTAAGCAAAGCAAAAAACTTTTCACCTGCATTATCTTTAGGAGGTCTTACTTCTCCGCTAATAACATCCCCTGTTCTAAGTCCGAAAAGTCTAATTTGTGCAGGAGATATATATATGTCATCAGAGCCTACTAAATAATTTGTGTTTTTAGAACGTAAGAAACCAAATCCGTCTTGCAAAGTTTCTAATGTACCCTCAGCAACAACTTTACCTTCTAAATTAATATGAGATTTTACTATTAAATGCATTAATTCCTGTCTTCTTAAATTGCTGTTAGTATCTTTCTTAATGCCGTAATTTTCAGCAAAATCTATTAATTCATCAAAAGTTAAAACACTTAATTGGCTAATGTAAAGTACATCAAAAGGTCTTTGAATTTTATTATTATTCTCTTCTTCTTTATTATTGTCATCTTCAACAGCAGAAACTTCTTCTTTTTCTTCTTCTTGAGTCTTAGCAACTACCTTTCTAACAACTTTTCTTACCTTTCTCACCTTTTTCAAAGGCACAACATTTTCATCAGCAGAAAACTCTAAATTGTTATCTTCAGACATAAGTAACCTCCATAAACCTTATATGTAAGTTATAGTCTATAAAAACTATAACCAACACATAAAATTTACTTTTGTTTATATATAATTAGATTAATAAACGATTATTATTTTAAATTATTAAAATTATTTTTTATTTTGCTTCAGTTTTATTAGCAGATGAGCTATCAGAATCGCATAACATCACAATACACATATCAGCTCCATCACCAAATCTTTTGTATGATAAGATTTTTCTTACGAACCCGCCATTTTTATTAGCATATTTAGGAGCAATATCTTTGAAAAGTTTAGCAAGTATTGCTTTATCTTTTACATATTTAGAAACCAATCTTCTATTATGAACATTATCAACTTTAGCTCTATAAATTAACTTATCAGCTAATTGTTTTAAAGCTCTACCTTTCTCTTTAGTAGTTTCAATTTTCTCATATTTGAAAAGAGAAGTTATCATATTGTTAAACATAGCCTTTTTGTGGGCAGTAGTTTTATTAAATTTTTTAACAGTAACTCTATGTCTCATACATTATCCTTAATTTTATTAGCCTCTCATACCAAGATGAGCATTATATTCTGCAAGCTTTTCTTTAATTTCTTCTATAATCATTTCATTAGCACCGATTAATCTTAACAAATCAGCATCAGTTTTAAGAGCAACCTTATCTAAAGTTTTAAGATCAGAAGATATTAAGAAATTAGCAGTTCTAACAGAAAACTCAACTTCTTCAACATGTTTATCTTTTAAAGAATCAAGTACAGAATCTTTAGGAGTTTCTTCTATTTTTTCATCATCTCCATTAGCCTCTTCAGGAAGCATAAAAGGAGTGAGATTATCTCTAAGCAATTTAGCTGCCCAAGATAGAGCTTTTTCAGGGGCAATATTACCTTTAGTTTCTATTTCTAAAGTAAGTTTACCATAATAATTTATACGCTGACCCACTCTAACATCATCAACAGCAAATTTCACACTTACTATAGGAGAATATATAGCATCTATAGCTATAGCATTCACATCTTCAAGCAACTCCATATTCACTTCAGCAGGCACATAATTATAACCTGATTCTATCTGAACATCCATTTCAAAAGTATAACCTTCAGCTATAGTAGCAATATGATGTTCCGGATTAAATACTGTTACATCGGCATCAGCTTGAGCGAAATCAGCAGCAGTAACTGTACAAGGACCTTCTTTTTTAACATGTATAGTTTTAGCATCAACATTTTCAGGAAGAGCTACCACAACATTTTTAAGATGCATAATCATCACTATTGTGTCTTCTTTCATACCAGGAACATTTTCAAATTCATTAGTAACGCCATCTATTTTGATAGCAGTAATAGCATATCCAGGTATAGATGATAATAATACTCTTCTTAGAGCATTTCCAATAGTAGTGGCATATCCTCTTTCAAAAGGCTGTGCTACAAATTTACCATAATTAGGAGTTAAATCTCTAGCTTCAAATGTAACTCTATGCGGATGTCTAATAGATTCTAATATTTCTTTTAATGCCATTCTTTCAATACTCCCTTATCAAAGAGTTCCATTACTTAGAATAATACTCAATAATGAGCTGTTCATTAATAGGATACTCTATATGCTCTCTTATTGGCAATGTTACTATTTCACCTTGTTTAGAAGACAAATCTAAACTTAACCAAGCAGGAACATATTCACTTTTTAAACCATCAAGAATTTCTTTCACTTGTGAAATAGAATTTCCTCTCTGAGAGAAAGAAACCTTATCTCCAACTTTCATACTATAAGAAGGCACAGACATAGTTTTTCCATTAACATTTATAAAACCATGTTGTACAAATTGTCTAGCCTGAGCTCTGCTTTTAGCAAGACCAAGTCTATAAACAACATTATCAAGACGAAGCTCTAATAATCTTAGCAAGTTTTCACCTGTAACACCTGCTACACGGTTAGCTTCATGATAATAGTTTCTGAATTGTTTTTCTAATATTCCATAAATACGTTTAA
It encodes the following:
- the rplQ gene encoding 50S ribosomal protein L17, encoding MRHRVTVKKFNKTTAHKKAMFNNMITSLFKYEKIETTKEKGRALKQLADKLIYRAKVDNVHNRRLVSKYVKDKAILAKLFKDIAPKYANKNGGFVRKILSYKRFGDGADMCIVMLCDSDSSSANKTEAK
- the rpsD gene encoding 30S ribosomal protein S4; the encoded protein is MARYRDASCRLCRREKMKLMLKGERCLTAKCAITKKREVPGPTNRKMKQLSEYGIQMREKQKVKRIYGILEKQFRNYYHEANRVAGVTGENLLRLLELRLDNVVYRLGLAKSRAQARQFVQHGFINVNGKTMSVPSYSMKVGDKVSFSQRGNSISQVKEILDGLKSEYVPAWLSLDLSSKQGEIVTLPIREHIEYPINEQLIIEYYSK
- a CDS encoding DUF1349 domain-containing protein, with amino-acid sequence MKSFLKEELFWIRKPRKILIDDEKIEIYTEPNTDLWQRTYYGFRNDNAPVLQTKTSDKYFSFTVKTLFESKRRFDQCGVAIYIDSENWFKASIEYENEDYQRLGSVVTNNGYSDWATQDISASIKEMYYRLSRRESDFLIEYSEDGKTFKQMRIFHLFKGNDEISFGIYACSPEASSFRAVFSDMHITECKWLEHK
- the dnaX gene encoding DNA polymerase III subunit gamma/tau, coding for MAENYKVIARKYRPQTFEEVIGQEHITKTISKSIAQKKIAHAYLFSGAHGVGKTSLARIIAKALNCVNGPTDKPCGVCPSCTQIENGTPLDVIEIDGASNRGIENIRTIIENVRISPVAGKYKVYIIDEVHQITNEAFNALLKTLEEPPSHVVFILATTEADRVLPTIRSRCQQYIFKSLGIEDLEKILKSILDKENIAYDDEAIFLIAKQARGSVRDSETILEKMIAYTADKKHITSADVIAVVGGNNFSFVKEFFDVMISKDKKNYFQFVKKLFEESVDPRTFINNLIDYMRVVLMIKSGIDDIKLLEITENERDDLKTFANNYSDDEIERMLDYILNVEERIRNASNARVIFEMRMLLLLDTDNLIRPVDIISSSNVQTVSDTNEDYGLSNDNIQKPKEINNAPKPAYDVPLSPNDKRHIFYNKILSYVETESPTIYSLLSQGNPIESKGATLIVAIPEHIYDMVQSDKRISALIASAIPKFTKNKDVAIQFQKAVEGNVIDKLKTRLQATEVDESSLQ
- a CDS encoding DNA-directed RNA polymerase subunit alpha → MALKEILESIRHPHRVTFEARDLTPNYGKFVAQPFERGYATTIGNALRRVLLSSIPGYAITAIKIDGVTNEFENVPGMKEDTIVMIMHLKNVVVALPENVDAKTIHVKKEGPCTVTAADFAQADADVTVFNPEHHIATIAEGYTFEMDVQIESGYNYVPAEVNMELLEDVNAIAIDAIYSPIVSVKFAVDDVRVGQRINYYGKLTLEIETKGNIAPEKALSWAAKLLRDNLTPFMLPEEANGDDEKIEETPKDSVLDSLKDKHVEEVEFSVRTANFLISSDLKTLDKVALKTDADLLRLIGANEMIIEEIKEKLAEYNAHLGMRG
- the rho gene encoding transcription termination factor Rho, which translates into the protein MSEDNNLEFSADENVVPLKKVRKVRKVVRKVVAKTQEEEKEEVSAVEDDNNKEEENNNKIQRPFDVLYISQLSVLTFDELIDFAENYGIKKDTNSNLRRQELMHLIVKSHINLEGKVVAEGTLETLQDGFGFLRSKNTNYLVGSDDIYISPAQIRLFGLRTGDVISGEVRPPKDNAGEKFFALLRIESVNGEKPDNLHRRPLFDKLTPIFPNERINLEFAPNKISTRIINLVSPIGKGQRGLIVAPPKAGKTMMLQEIANAICKNYPDIKLFILLIDERPEEVTDMKRQVPEAEVIASTFDELPEKHCQVSEMVLEKAKRLVENKHDVVIILDSITRLSRAYNLVVPASGKVLTGGVDSNALHKPKKFFGAARNIEEGGSLTIIASALVDTGSKMDDYIYEEFKGTGNMELHLERKFANRRIFPAIDIDSSSTRRDDLLLNEEELAKMNLVRSVQGQGINIDEYDFIEKMIAKMKNTKDNSEFLKLLNS
- a CDS encoding Smr/MutS family protein — translated: MSDKYDDERLFKFFVEHGYFPKDYEENKVLKKEIKKESETSNKNTLNHPAKNEEYKETYKDNITNNYTVSEEERLLFLNAIKNLDCSNHSKKEFPKKNVKFKPKIKNAVPKEKIDLHGLTADRALIEVKHFIGECKKNKISPILIIHGKGFGSENKIPVLKNIVEYYIATEGKPYIKYAADAPRELGGSGAKLIYLTL